A genomic segment from Saimiri boliviensis isolate mSaiBol1 chromosome 14, mSaiBol1.pri, whole genome shotgun sequence encodes:
- the RPS5 gene encoding small ribosomal subunit protein uS7, whose amino-acid sequence MTEWETAAPAVAETPDIKLFGKWSTDDVQINDISLQDYIAVKEKYAKYLPHSAGRYAAKRFRKAQCPIVERLTNSMMMHGRNNGKKLMTVRIVKHAFEIIHLLTGENPLQVLVNAIINSGPREDSTRIGRAGTVRRQAVDVSPLRRVNQAIWLLCTGAREAAFRNIKTIAECLADELINAAKGSSNSYAIKKKDELERVAKSNR is encoded by the exons ATGACCGAGTGGGAGACAGCAGCACCAGCCGTAGCAGAGACCCCTGACATCAAGCTCTTCGGGAAGTGGAGCACCGATGATGTGCAGATCAATGACATTTCCCTGCAG GATTACATTGCAGTGAAGGAGAAGTATGCCAAGTACCTGCCTCACAGTGCAGGGCGGTATGCTGCGAAACGCTTCCGCAAAGCTCAGTGCCCCATCGTGGAGCGCCTCACCAACTCCATGATGATGCATGGCCGCAACAATGGCAAGAAGCTCATGACTGTGCGCATCGTCAAGCATGCCTTCGAGATCATCCACCTGCTCACAGGCGAG AACCCTCTGCAGGTCCTGGTAAACGCCATCATCAACAGTGGTCCTCGGGAGGACTCCACACGCATTGGGCGAGCCGGGACTGTGAGACGACAGGCTGTGGACGTATCCCCACTGCGCCGGGTGAATCAG GCCATCTGGCTGCTGTGCACAGGTGCTCGTGAGGCTGCCTTCCGGAACATCAAGACCATTGCTGAGTGCCTGGCAGACGAGCTCATCAATGCTGCCAAG GGCTCCTCCAACTCCTATGCCATCAAGAAGAAGGACGAGCTGGAGCGTGTGGCCAAGTCCAACCGCTGA
- the RNF225 gene encoding RING finger protein 225: protein MPCPRPPWLRRSRALQGSGPSSPGSLSAPRSPSRGEDQDQDEEEEEGDCSPGSGPGLLPASPVECLICVSPFDGVFKLPKRLDCGHVFCLECLARLSLATAGGGDAVACPVCRAPTRLAPRRGLPALPTQSALLPRDARAPPSRQGSVRFDRRRGLLYLRPPPPPPGPRKSRAPRAPRAPRAPPPPPPPLRLGRPLSRRLTLDSPAWAFNAAVAVAVLVAAGLVVSGVYIFFLIPHAASSGPARPQLVALAPAPGFSWFPPRPTPGARWTPAWTPRPTGPDLDAALPRTAEDVLEPKAGPEDPAEAEEGPEDPAETMGLQDEQPDSPWGTEAGPGWAPWVRGARRLWRPQ, encoded by the coding sequence ATGCCCTGCCCTCGGCCGCCCTGGCTCCGCCGTTCCCGGGCCCTTCAGGGCTCGGGTCCCAGCTCCCCAGGCTCGCTCTCTGCGCCCCGCTCGCCGAGCAGAGGGGAAGACCAGGACCAGgacgaggaagaggaggagggagactgCAGCCCCGGCTCCGGCCCCGGCCTGCTCCCCGCCTCCCCCGTGGAGTGCCTCATCTGCGTTTCGCCCTTCGACGGCGTGTTCAAGCTGCCTAAGCGCCTGGACTGTGGCCACGTCTTCTGTCTCGAGTGCCTGGCGCGCCTGTCGTTGGCCACGGCGGGCGGCGGCGACGCGGTGGCCTGTCCGGTGTGCCGCGCGCCCACGCGCCTGGCCCCCCGCCGCGGGCTGCCCGCGTTGCCCACGCAGTCCGCTCTCTTGCCCCGCGACGCGCGCGCGCCGCCCTCGCGCCAGGGCTCCGTGCGCTTCGACAGGCGCCGCGGCCTCCTCTACCtgcggccgccgccgcccccgcccggGCCGCGGAAGTCGCGCGCCCCGCGTGCCCCGCGTGCCCCGcgcgccccgccgccgccgccgccgcctctgcGCCTGGGCCGCCCGCTGTCGCGCCGCCTGACGCTGGACAGCCCCGCCTGGGCCTTCAACGCGGCCGTGGCGGTGGCCGTGCTGGTGGCCGCGGGCCTCGTGGTCTCGGGCGTCTACATCTTCTTCCTCATTCCACACGCCGCCTCCTCTGGCCCCGCGCGGCCCCAGCTCGTGGCGCTCGCCCCAGCGCCCGGCTTCTCTTGGTTCCCGCCGAGGCCCACGCCGGGGGCGCGCTGGACCCCCGCCTGGACGCCGCGCCCCACGGGCCCTGACCTGGACGCGGCCCTGCCGAGAACTGCAGAAGATGTGCTGGAGCCCAAGGCGGGTCCTGAGGACCcggcagaggctgaggaggggccCGAGGACCCGGCGGAGACCATGGGGTTGCAGGACGAGCAGCCGGACAGCCCGTGGGGCACAGAGGCTGGCCCCGGCTGGGCCCCGTGGGTACGGGGCGCAAGGAGGCTGTGGCGCCCACAGTAA